One part of the Patescibacteria group bacterium genome encodes these proteins:
- a CDS encoding glycosyltransferase — protein sequence MKIEICLPVYNEEKILESNILKVLDYLGREIFFQDKDWRLLVIVNGSNDQSAQITRDLCLRFPEKIQSLEFKLGGKGRSLKHYFLLSQAEVLVYMDIDLAVDLKALPALLQPILSNEADLVFASRLLSGSKTDRSWYRTLSSYIFNALSRLLLGHRFSDSQCGFKAFKNEVFRSVAQEILDDHWFFDTELLVFSARQGWRLQEIPVDWREERYQARPSKVKFFRDSFKFLTNLLKLKKRLLKASSGLKS from the coding sequence ATGAAAATAGAGATCTGCCTCCCTGTCTACAATGAAGAAAAAATTTTGGAAAGTAATATTTTAAAGGTGCTTGATTATCTTGGGCGGGAAATATTTTTTCAAGACAAAGATTGGCGCCTTTTGGTCATAGTTAACGGCTCTAACGATCAATCGGCTCAGATAACCCGCGATTTATGTTTGAGATTCCCGGAAAAAATTCAATCCCTAGAGTTTAAACTAGGCGGCAAGGGGCGGTCCTTGAAACATTATTTCTTGCTGAGCCAGGCCGAAGTCTTGGTTTATATGGATATTGATTTGGCGGTTGATCTTAAAGCTCTGCCCGCTCTTTTACAACCGATATTAAGCAATGAAGCCGATTTAGTCTTTGCTTCTCGCTTGTTATCCGGGTCAAAGACTGATCGCTCTTGGTACCGGACCTTGAGTTCCTATATTTTCAACGCTTTATCTCGTCTCCTCCTGGGCCACCGTTTTTCTGATTCCCAGTGCGGCTTCAAGGCTTTTAAAAATGAGGTTTTTAGGTCAGTCGCTCAAGAGATTTTAGATGATCATTGGTTTTTTGATACCGAGCTCTTAGTTTTTTCTGCTAGACAGGGTTGGCGCCTGCAAGAGATCCCGGTTGATTGGCGGGAAGAAAGATACCAAGCTCGTCCCAGTAAGGTTAAATTTTTTCGTGATAGTTTCAAGTTTCTGACCAATTTATTAAAATTAAAAAAACGCTTGTTAAAAGCGTCAAGCGGTCTCAAAAGTTAG